From Scleropages formosus chromosome 9, fSclFor1.1, whole genome shotgun sequence, one genomic window encodes:
- the LOC108922761 gene encoding uncharacterized protein LOC108922761, producing the protein MERKIYNLLDQFRLQMYYKKFIEMGVKDERDFLDSIDDDTLNAVGLTHVEKRRFSSMQAKIRKLGNSAALSGSAKVLKKPSEAYHLMYRFPKCPETRTISDLDPSQNTLEDLMLRIHHQETISNDLAVCLYSAEGLPLTDDPFFNTWCLNERHIENGAEIYAIFTPKANLQVPVYTIPDSDLADGDDNVRCHIMLKGDFEVNVDLTTDTLRHLRNKLSHESGIPARVLHFKNITEGFTEVLEKAGINSQSVVQFYLSSSEADTPDFQTFFTSDVRPSIQQSQKGMSVFFSTLLAINMKQSGEGFKKVLGYVRHLTGCNALAQSLHHLMVRKETLTRIQKVMYTHNRDRTFQR; encoded by the exons ATGGAACGCAAGATATACAACCTACTTGACCAATTTAGACTGCAGATGTACTATAAGAAATTTATTGAAATGGGAGTGAAAGATGAACGAGATTTTCTAGACAGTATTGATGATGACACCTTGAACGCTGTTG GTTTAACTCATGTGGAAAAGCGACGATTTTCGAGCATGCAGGCAAAAATTCGTAAGCTGGGAAACTCAGCAGCCCTCTCAGGCTCTGCGAAGGTCTTGAAGAAACCAAGTGAAGCATACCATCTGATGTACAGATTTCCAAAATGTCCAGAGACCAGAACGATCAGCG ATCTTGATCCATCCCAGAATACACTCGAGGATCTGATGCTACGAATTCATCATCAGGAGACCATTAGCAACGATCTGGCTGTGTGTCTTTATTCAGCTGAGGGTTTGCCCTTAACAGATGACCCTTTCTTCAACACAT GGTGTTTGAATGAAAGGCACATTGAAAATGGAGCTGAAATTTATGCCATATTCACACCTAAGGCAAACCTGCAGGTCCCAGTTTACACAATCCCAGATTCTGATCTTGCTGATGGAGATGATAATGTTCGATGCCACATCATGCTTAAG GGGGACTTTGAAGTGAACGTTGACCTGACCACAGACACACTGCGACATCTGAGAAACAAGCTGTCGCACGAAAGTGGAATACCTGCACGGGTCCTGCATTTTAA AAATATTACAGAAGGATTCACAGAAGTCTTGGAGAAAGCTGGCATCAATAGCCAGTCAGTTGTACAATTTTACCTGTCATCATCTGAAGCAGACACACCAGATTTCCAAACGTTCTTCACAAGTGATGTTCGTCCTTCAATACAACAGTCACAGAAGGGGATGAGTGTTTTCTTCTCAACATTACTTGCCATT AACATGAAGCAGTCTGGAGAAGGATTTAAAAAAGTGCTGGGCTACGTACGACACCTCACTGGCTGTAATGCTTTGGCTCAAAGTTTGCATCATCTTATGGTCAGGAAAGAAACTCTTACAAGAATTCAAAAGGTGATGTATACCCATAATCGGGACAGAACTTTtcagagatag